The DNA region aagtgggtcaagtaaacatgtgtttgttttatcccatttacacgccgcaggagttcctctaatgttatttcatcaaaaagagagagactattagAGACAATATCCATCGTAAATACATTTgcatctgtgttaatagaacccagttgtagctgggatgcgttgtctttaatctcctttctaattagTTAaagtttcttattaaagaaattcataaagtcatctgccgagtgggtagagctactgggaggagtccctcgttgggttagcgatgctactgtactgaacagatATTTAGGATAatttttattgaggcggatgagattggagtaTTAATTAGCTTTAACCATCACtcacatttagctgctgtgcaacaattattTCGagaattttcgagataaagggaaggtgggacaccagccggtagtttaccattagacattgatggaaaacctcatgtTTAGTTGCATGCCATTtgtgttccagctttctacatgatagtttaatagctctagtttcttctgtaaaccagggggtacgccttttaggggcctttttttagCAACAATGGTGGAATGAAACATTAAAGTTGTTAGTGGGGatatcgatagagcccacataatttgggaatcgcgccattaccgaaggcagtaggccagcacgAGTCATAGtagtgacagcattaatgttgcggctgctaaagcagtggtCGTTAGTAGTATTTGTTTGTTGATTTGTTAACTATGCGCTAAAAGGTTGTTACGTTGTTTTACAGGAGCTGAAAATGTCCGCCAGAGAATCCCTGTTGTTTTTGACGGTGGTGAGTTCTACTATCATCAGCGCCTCACTGGAATGCCCGCCGCTTTGCACCTGCTCTATCAAATATAGACGCCATTTTGCTGAATGCTCCTACAAAGACTTGGCCACAATCCCATCCGACCTGCCACACAATGTCGCCACTCTCAGTCTCTCGGCAAACAAGATCCGTACGGTACCACGAGGCGTTTTTGCCAACGTTACCCGGATGATGTCACTGTGGATGGCCCACAACGAAATCGTCTCTATCGAGCCAGGAAGCGTCTCGTCTCTGGTTCATCTGCGCAACTTTGACGTCAGCCATAACAAGATAGCCGACTTTCCATGGGGCGATCTGCAGAATCTGACTCGGCTGCAGCTGCTGAAGATGAACCACAATGAAATGGCCAGCCTTCCTAGCGACGCCTTGGCGAACCTCAAAGACCTGAGGTCCCTCCatctcaacaacaacaaacttcTGACTATATCAGAGGGGACGTTCGACTCCTTGACTTCTCTGTCCCATTTGCAGCTCTTCAACAATCCTTTTGCGTGCACTTGTACACTCAGCTGGTTCAGAGATTGGTTCTTGACCTCCACCCTCTCCTTCCCCAAAATGAACCTAATGACTTGTGCTACTCCAAAGGAACTTAAAGGAGAGATGATTGTGAACTTAGCTGAGTCCAAATGCGCTCAGCCGACCGTCACAATCAGGACTCAGCCACATGTTGGCGACACAACTTTGTATGAGGGCGATGCTTTGGTCTTAACTTGTGACTTCAAAGGCAACCCGACGCCATTGGTCATGTGGAGTATTCGCAGTCACCCGAAAGAACCTCATCACTCCTTCTTGTCCAATAGTCCGGTCCAAATCTATCACAATGGAACCGTCATCATCTCACATCTCAGCAAGGATGACAGCGGCAACTACAGCTGCTCTGCCTCCAACAAGTTTGGTACGGCGATTGACTCACTCTTAGTCAAAGTGTCATCAGGGCCAACGTCTGTAGCTATGACCGATACAACCCAACAACCGGTCGTAACTGAAACATCTGTGTTTGATTCCGTAGCTGAGAGAAAAGAAGTCTTGCTTACCTCCTTTCCAACCGCAGAGATCACCCCTCAGTATTTTGAGGAGTCGATAGGTGCGACCAAATGCGGCTTGACTGGTAAAACGAGACATGTTTCAAACCATGTCTTCAATCGGAGCTTGGATGACACGACTCAGCACGTGTTTGACTTTGGCGTCATTGCGCTGGGGGTGTCAGAAACGGAGGTCACCGTAAAACTCAACCCTCTTCTAATACCCAGAGACAGTAACTGGACTATCGCGGTCTCACCAGATAGTCCTCACAATGTCAGCCAAAAGCCTCACAGGCTTCAAGAGAACTCTGAAGAATCCCGTTCAAGAGGGTTGTATCTGTGTGTCACCGCTGACCGCAAACACTCGCCTGTGCTGTGGTCCCAGATTAAAGAGGGCGTCAAcacctacctactcagtggtctaCGACCAGGTACAAACTACTCCCTGTGTCTGACCTACAAAGGGGAGGACTGTGAGGTTCAAGTGCTCTTCGCCACCAGAAGAAAAGTCCCTAACCTGATCATCATAATCACAGTCAGTATTTGCCTTCTGACCGTGTCAACCGTCCCCCTACTTGGAGCCACATGTTTCCACTTGGTGTACAAATATCGCAGCAAGACGTACAAGCTGATCATGAAGGCCAGAGACCAGTACCAGACGGAAAGGACGCTTGCCACTAACGTTAACGTCCACGCACTTCTAACCGAGTCTCAGGGGGACGTGACCATCAGTCAGCTGGATGAGAGTGGAGATGCAGAGAAGGAGGCGGACACGGAAGAAAGCATAGTGACCGAGACTCAGTCCAGAGGGAATTTGGACGACTGCGAGGTCGGATCGGAGTTCAGCGAGGGGCTTCCTTTGGGGGCTGAAGCAGTCAATATCTCCAGCAATGACAACTATGTGCAGTACATCAGTGACTGTGAACCGGATGTAGCATAAAATAACCTTGTTGCACTTTTAAGCTGACATTGTGCTTAGTGCCAGTGGTGTGTCGTGTTATTTAGGGATGGGTATCGAATTCTGTAGTTTTACAGATACCAATCGACGTCCGTTGTTACTACTGTGTACAGATGAAAGTAAAATCAAACAGTACCATAGTTCGATGCCTCCGTTGCACAAGGCGTCACGTCAGACACAAGCCGACTGCGACACAATTTGaactgccaacaaagcaagaagaaggcactggaaagtacagtaaggctccgttttttcaaaatgcactagctcaatgctaatttatatTAGATTTGCTGTAGACGTGCTACTGATtaacattagcaattttacatggcgatttcaacacctcaaaATCAGTTAATGGAAACTGCAACTAAGATGCgcgctacaatcaaacagctgtaaGTATAATACTTAACCGTATaaccactttgtagggctcaacaaaagacacaaATGGCTCATTCAACatgatggcaaagactacttcttggTGAAGGTAAcacactgccatctaatgtcttgaaaTGGCAACTGCATGCAAGGTCCACAATATAATGCAGTAAAgtatttgcaaatgagacacaaaaGTGTAAGAGAACAAGATGATGATTTGCCAGCAgagctcagtgttaaatgttaaataaatacaacatttgatttatttatatacaaaGGTACAGAAAATTGGTGGTGCTGAGAACTTTTA from Nerophis lumbriciformis linkage group LG15, RoL_Nlum_v2.1, whole genome shotgun sequence includes:
- the LOC133616199 gene encoding immunoglobulin superfamily containing leucine-rich repeat protein 2-like, which encodes MSARESLLFLTVVSSTIISASLECPPLCTCSIKYRRHFAECSYKDLATIPSDLPHNVATLSLSANKIRTVPRGVFANVTRMMSLWMAHNEIVSIEPGSVSSLVHLRNFDVSHNKIADFPWGDLQNLTRLQLLKMNHNEMASLPSDALANLKDLRSLHLNNNKLLTISEGTFDSLTSLSHLQLFNNPFACTCTLSWFRDWFLTSTLSFPKMNLMTCATPKELKGEMIVNLAESKCAQPTVTIRTQPHVGDTTLYEGDALVLTCDFKGNPTPLVMWSIRSHPKEPHHSFLSNSPVQIYHNGTVIISHLSKDDSGNYSCSASNKFGTAIDSLLVKVSSGPTSVAMTDTTQQPVVTETSVFDSVAERKEVLLTSFPTAEITPQYFEESIGATKCGLTGKTRHVSNHVFNRSLDDTTQHVFDFGVIALGVSETEVTVKLNPLLIPRDSNWTIAVSPDSPHNVSQKPHRLQENSEESRSRGLYLCVTADRKHSPVLWSQIKEGVNTYLLSGLRPGTNYSLCLTYKGEDCEVQVLFATRRKVPNLIIIITVSICLLTVSTVPLLGATCFHLVYKYRSKTYKLIMKARDQYQTERTLATNVNVHALLTESQGDVTISQLDESGDAEKEADTEESIVTETQSRGNLDDCEVGSEFSEGLPLGAEAVNISSNDNYVQYISDCEPDVA